CACCATCACGTCCTCGGGGTTGTAATCGTAGTACATCTCCCGGATGTGGCTGGCGTAGCTCTTATCCCGGATGATACCCAAGCCCAGGCCTTCCGTCTGGAAGTAGAACACGTCGTCCATCATCGAGTTATAGTACAGCGTGTGGCAATGGCCGGCGCGGGCAAACATAAAGCCCTTCATCCGGTAATCTATGATATAAAGCGCAGAAGTGATGAAGGAGGTTCGCTCCAAACACCGGCTCAGGGCGCTGTTCGCCTGCTTCATAAACTCACTCGGCGCCATGTCCTGCTGCATGAGCCCGTGAAAGATGCCTTTCATCTGAGCCATGTGGAAAGCCGCCGAGATACCCTTGCCCGACACATCCCCGATAATAATGGCAATGCGCGACTCGCTTAGCTGCAGGAAGTCATAAAAATCGCCTCCCACTTCTTTGGCTGCCTTGGAGTGCGTGCTAATCTCAAACCAACTGTCGGTCGGGAATGTTTTGGGAATCAGGCTTTCCTGTACCTGCGTGGCGATTTTTAGTTCTTCTTTATAACGCTCCGTCTGCAGCGATTCGTTTACCAGGCGCAGGTTTTCGATGGTGAGCATGGTCTGGCTCGTAAAGGTGCGCAGCACGTTCACTGTTTCCCTATCGAAGCCGCCCTCAATATCCTTAAGCAAGTATAAAACCCCCGACAGGTGCTTCGGGGATTTAATAGGAAGTATAACCATCGATTTCCAGGGCAGCGCCAGTTCGCGGAAGCCGGGGTTGCGGGCCAGGTTGTTGTTGATGTAATCGCTGCTGTGGATGTTGTAGGCCAGCAGCAAGTGCCGTATGCGCTTTATCTGCTCCACGTTGATATTGAGCAGGTGCGTTACCTGCGGCTCCCCGTTGCGGATAAGCTCGAACCAGGCCGCGCTGGCATCGGAGGCTTTGATGGTGCTGTCGAACAGCATGTCGTATACCTGCGTCTCGCTCTGCCCCTGCTGGATGGACTGGCTCAGGCGCTGGAAATTAAGGAGGTCCTCGCTCTTCTGCTCAAACACACTGGAGGTAGGCAAACTGAACAGCGACACCAGAAAGGCCGCCAGCGAGTAAAGGGCCACAAACAGCATGGCCAGCAGCAGAAAGCCAACGTCGGTGTAGTCGATGACAAGTGCCGGGCTGTCGGCGGTGTTTTTAAAGAAGCGGATAAAGATGTAGCAGCTTAGCAGTATGGCTCCCAGCAGCACGAGCGAGCGGCTCTTGTTGTTGAAGGTGAGATACGCCACCCACTTCAAGTTGGTGCACAGAAAGAGGATGTAGAAGCTCATCAGGGCCAGTAGCGGCAGGAAGATGTAGCTGGTATACTTAAAGTTGAAGATGGTAAGCAGGAGCGTGGCGGCCAGCAACAACTCAAACCAATCCCAGGCAATCTGCAGGAACTTGTTTTTGTGGTAGAGCAGCAGCACCCGCCAAATGTAAAATGCCTTCGACAGGAAAAGCACCATCAAACCGAAATTTACCTGGTACACCAGGTGGAGCAGCAGGGTAGACTCTGCCTCGGAGTAATTGGAGTACACGCGGTAACCCAGAAACAGCGCCACGCTCAGGTAGGCAGCCACCCCCGCCCTGGAAAACAAATTCCAGAGGTAGCCGATAAAGTCCAGCCCCTTCAGCGACTCGGTTTGCAGCCGCTGAAACAGGAACACCGATACAATGAAGATCACGATCAGCAGGTTGCTGAAGAAGGGCAACGCAAATCCGGGCACAGCGCTACCAGCCAAGGTACGCTCGGCGTTAAGCAGCACAAAAGCAAGCAGTAAAAGCCAGCTCACAATTGCAGAAGTAACCAGTAATGTTCTTGCGTTAGTTTTGTATAGCATAAAACGGAAGTCCGTCTTTATTTTTTAGCACGACTGAGTATGGTTCCCCCTGGTTGAATTCAAAGTGAAGGTAAGAAAAAAAAATGCGCTTTGACCAAGGCAGCGTGTTCTGTTTAAAAAATCAACTTGGATAACGTAATTAAATTCATCCGGGTTAATATTTCTACTAACTAAGGGAGCTAAAGCAGGAGGAGGGCCTGCAAAGAATAGCTAGGTAGGAGGCTGCCTTTGCCAGGTAAGATAGAACTGAATTTGCTTTAAAACGGAGCAGCCAGGAGGTGTGTCCTGGCTGCTCCATTATGTTAATGCGGTTAAATCAGAAGCGAAGTTAACCGCTGCCGGCGTTTTGCCGAATTATACTTAGCGGCTGTTGTAGTTCGGTGCCTCACGTACAATCTGTACATCGTGCGGATGGCTCTCGCGCAGGCCGGCGCCACTTATCTTCACCATCTTAGAATCCCACAGGTCTTCAACCCGAGGCGTACCGCAATAGCCCATACCTGCTCTCACACCGCCCACCAGTTGGTAGATCACCTCGCTCACAAACCCTTTGTAGGGCACGCGGCCCACAATGCCTTCCGGAACCAGCTTCTTGGCGTCTTTCTCGCTGCCCTGGAAATAGCGGTCTTTCGATCCATCCTCCATAGCCTCTACAGAGCCCATGCCGCGGTAGGTTTTGAACTTGCGTCCTTCGTACAGAATCATCTCTCCCGGAGCCTCTTCCGTGCCTGCCAACAGAGAGCCGATCATTACGGTGCTGGCGCCACCGGCCAGTGCTTTCACAATGTCGCCGGAGAATTTGATGCCACCGTCGGCCACAATCGGAACACCGGTGCCTTCCAGGCCACGGGCAGCCTCCATTACAGCCGAGAGCTGCGGCACACCAATACCGGCGATAACGCGGGTGGTACAGATGCTGCCTGGGCCAACGCCCACTTTCACGGCATCCGCCCCGGCGTCGGCCAGCGCTTTGGCGCCTTCGGCAGTGGCAATGTTGCCGGCAATGATATCCACGTCTGGGAACGTGTCCTTTATTTTTCTAACTGCCTCCAGCACGCCTTTCGAATGGCCATGGGCAGTGTCTACGCTTATCACGTCTACGCCAGCATCCACAAGTGCCTTTACGCGGTCCAATACGTCGGGTGTTACGCCAACGGCAGCACCTACGCGCAGGCGGCCAAACTCGTCTTTGCAGGCAAATGGCCTGTCTTTTTTCTTGAGGATATCTTTGTAGGTGATCAGACCCGCCAGCTTTCCGTCCTTATCAATTACAGGTAGTTTCTCGATTTTATATTCCTGCAGGATGTCCTCTGCTTTGGAAAGGTCGAGTCCCTTTTCGGCTGTGATCAGGTTTTGGGTGGTCATGATGGCGGTGACAGGCTGTGTCAGGTCGCGCTCAAAACGCAGGTCGCGGTTGGTGATGATGCCTGTTAGTTTGCCTTCGCTGTTCACGATCGGAATACCGCCGATCTTGTTTTCGGTCATGATCTGCACCGCGTCGCCCAGGGTGGCGCTCTCGTTCAGCGTGATCGGGTCGAGGATCATGCCGCTTTCAGAGCGCTTTACCTTGCGCACCTGTGCCGCCTGCTTCTTTATCGACATGTTTTTATGGATAATGCCGATGCCACCTTCCTGCGCCATGGCAATTGCCAGGTCCGCCTCGGTCACCGTATCCATAGCCGCCGAAATAAGCGGCGTGTTTATGCGGATGTTGCGGGTAAGTTGTGAGGAAGTGTCAGTTTGGTGGGGAAGCACCTCGGAGTAGGCCGGGAGCAGAAGCACGTCATCGTAGGTGAGGGCCTCAAATAAAATCTTAGACTGATCAAAGCGCATGGCAAATAAATTAGGGACTGTTATTTGCCGCGTAAAGTTACACAAACTTTTATGCAATCGCACACAAGTATAAATGTAAATTTTGTGTGAACAATTTTATGGCTGCAGGTTCCGGGGAAGGAAAAAGGAGTGGAGGGGAAAGTGTAGCAGGAGATGGAGTGACAAGCTTGCCGCGGTCAGGTCAGGTGCTCGCAGGAGCTGCGCATGCTGCGAGGTCTTTAGCTGTTGGGGTAGTTGTTTGTCCATGGAAGCGTAAGCCCCTCTCCCTAGCCATCTCCCTAAGGGGCGAGGGAATTCTGCTATTGGTTTCGATAAGTAAAAGCGGTGTGGTGTTGGCTTTTCAGGTTAATCCACCCCTGCCCCTCCGAGGAGGGGAATTAACCTCACCCCAACCCTCTCCTAAAAACAGGAGAGGGAGCTTAGCTGAAGCTCCGTCAGCAGCGGCTACCTGAGCTGATTCCAGTCTTTGGGTGGGGGTAGGGGCCCTCGAAAAAGAGCGCCTTGTAGTGATGCGGTGCCCGAAGGGCAGCCTGCAGCGAAGCGATGGCAGCTTCAATACACAGCGCGATGCCCGAGGACGAGGCCCCGCTTATATAGGGCCCCTTCCCCAGCCGTGAGCGCTCCAAAGTATGAGATGAAACAGTTAGTGTATGGGAGCTGGAGGATGAGCGGAAGCTAGGTAGCGTAGCTTAATTCAAGTTACAGAAAGCTGAGCTATCAAGTATAAACCATCCGCAAGTCTTCCATGAATTAAATCATCCTTAATACGTCGCCATACTTGTATCCACCTGCGTAGCCCAGGCATGAATACCACCTTTCAGGTTCAGAAGATTGTCGAAGCCGAGCCGCTGTGTCAGGTAATTCATAGCCTGCGCACTTCGGAAGCCATGATGGCAAACCATAACTACGGGAATGTCGCGGCGGATACGGTTGACTTGCTTGGGCAGCTCGCCCAGCGGGATAAGTTCGCCGCCCAGGTTGCAGATCTCGAACTCCTCAGGCTCGCGCACATCCACCAACTGTATGTTGCTGCTTCGCGAAAGCCGCTCCTTTAACTCCTGCACTGTAATCTCGTCCATGGTTCCTGCTTATGAGTGGTTGGTACAAGTATAAAATAGCGGCCTGTTGTGCGCTTTGTTTCAGCAACGCCCAAAATTAACCTGCTTTTGTTTACTTCCACAGCTTTGGTGCTGTAAATTGCCACCATGGATTCAGAACTACGTATACTCGCGGCCGCGCTAGTACAAAGCTACCCGCTGTTACTGGATAATATAAGTATAGCACAACTGTGGGCGCAGTTTCTGGCAGGTATGCAGCAAACCTCGCTGTTGGAGTACATAGCCGTGGTGGCGGGCATAGTGAGTGTGTGGTACTCCCGAAAAGAGAATATCCTGGTGTATCCCATCGGCCTCATCAGCACCACCATTTATGTGTACCTGAGCTTTAAGTACCACCTGATCGGGGAAGCCAGTGTAAATGTGTATTACACTATTCTGAGTGTGTATGGATGGGTGCTGTGGTCCAGGAAAAACAACCAGGAAGAGCATGTGCTGCACATCAGCTTCTCAAGCCGGAAGCAGTGGGTGCAGCAACTTGCGTTCTTCGCTGTGCTGTACGGCATCATCTACTTTTGCCTGGTGTACCTGAAGGGTGCATTTTACGAAGGCGTTATTCCGTGGGCCGACGCTTTTGCCAGCGCCACCGCCTATACAGGTATGTGGCTGATGGCCCGGAAGAAGGTAGAGAGCTGGTATTGGTGGGTTCTGACCAATATCGCTTCTATTCCGCTTTACTTTGTGAAAGGACTTGTGTTTACCTCCGTTTTTTACTTCGTGCTGCTGCTTATGGCCTTCGCCGGACTGGTAGAGTGGAAGCGGAGGGCGAATAGCCGCCAAAACAGAACTGCCAACGCTGTTAGAACTAAAGTTTAGGGTAAATTAAGAGTTGAAAGCATGATTCTTGCCTTAGATTTATACTTTCTCGCTTGAAAGTTTAAATCCAGCCAGTTGCAAACAACGTACATTTACCTACCAACCTGACCTATTGCTGCGACCCCACCGGGCGTAGTTTGTATAACCACTAACGTAGCAGCACATGAAACAACGTAAACTTGAGTTACCAGAAGAGCTGAAATTTGAGAACCGGATGAAGTGGGGGTATGAGTCGCCGGACGAAAGCCCTAAGCAAGTTCTGCTGAGGCAATACGGAAACAAGAAGCCTAAGCCGGTGGAGGTGTATAACTTCTACGGGTACAGTTTTTCTGAAAGTTAGTAACATCCTACTCACATTAGTGTTAAAACAAGGAGAGGCAGCTGTAAAGCTGCCTCTCCTTGTTTTAACACTAATGTGAGTAGGATTAAATTCTTTAATCAGATAACAGCAGTGACGGTTAACCTTTCATCTTGGTTGTATAATGGAGATATAAGTTTTTTTACTCAGCTTTGTATGATAGGAATGTTTTGTAAATAGGATAATGGTATGTTACAACATGATTTTAAGTTTTTAACAAAAGTAAGAATCATTCACCTTTAATTTTCCCACCTCTGCACCTTGGAATGTGTTTTATACAATAATTTAGTATATATATTACATTTTACTTGTGAATATTTATATATTTGAACAAGTTATAGAAAACAAAAAAAGTAACAGTTTCCGAAACCAACATAGGCTGGGTAAAGAAATCCTGCACCCCCACCTAATTAGTTGCCTTCATACCCTAGGTAATTATTTTCCGCAAAATGTTCCGGTTCCCAAAGCCGTGAAAGCGGATGATTATGATTCTTCCGATATATTCTGAAACGTATCTCACCGTCTATGGAGCATACCATCTACGTTCCTTCGTAAAGAATTGCGCCTTTTCATGCGCTACATTCTGAACAGGCCAGGCAGAGAGCATCTCCTTTAGCTGCATTCAGGCAATCATCCACTGTCAATGAGTCAATTATCTAGCTGATGAACTTTTTTCATGCAGCACAAGAAAGCTATGCACATTCTTTTCCCATGCTAAACCAAGTCAATCAACAATCTAAAATTAGTTCTTATGGAAAATTTTATCAGTTATTCAACGTGTAAGGCCGGGGGCGCTCCACAAAAGCAGTTAACAGGTTTAAGGCGATATGCCATGGTATTGATAGCTGTGCTTGTGGCTATAAGTAACATAGCATTTGCGCAGATTGCTCCTGTTAATCCACCAACTGGTGGATTTCATATCGATGGGGACTTGAGGGCTAATACTCCTCAAGGTGGTATCGGTGACTGGGTAAGCGGCCCAGGCGGCTCAGGAGGATTTATATTTAATAATGATGGTACTGTTAATGGAGGGGTAAATGCTCAACTTGTAAGAGATCCGTACAATGAAAGGGCTGATATAATCTTCACGGAGGGCAGTAAGTTTAATGCTGATCCGAGTACTTGGGCCTGGTCAGTAAGCAAGGCCCCTAATAAAAACGATATCAACAACGCCATGTACTTGGTTACAAGGGATGCCTCCAATAATGATTGGATAGTTATAGGCGGTGACCGGTTATCTACAAGCGGTACCAGCTATATCGATTTTGAGCTATTACAGAAGTCTGTAACGAGAAATGGAACCGGCAACGGCTTTACATCTTTAGGAACTGAAGGCGGCAGAACGGTGGGTGACCTTGTAGTTTCTATGGAGTACAGCAACGGAGGGTCAAAGCCTATTGTCAGGATTTACCGCTGGCAGGAGGTATCACCCGGTGTGTACGACTATGTGCTGCCGACAAGAGACTTGAGTGCCTTGGTTTTCGCCGAAACAAATAGAACTGGCTCGGTAGACGTGCCTTTCCGCGGCTTTGGAAGTACCAGTTACTCTCAATATGCCTTTGTAGAAGCAGCCGTCAATGTAACAGGAGTTTTGAGAGAAATTGCCGATCCATGTACTGCGCTTAGCATCAGAACCATATTTATAAAGACCAAAGCCTCCGACTCGCAAACAGCGGCACTTAAAGACATGGTGGAACCTATACCTGTGACGATAAACTTTGGTTCCGCTACAATTGCCTATGGAGGCCCATACTGCCCGGTAGGAACTGCCACAGTCACTCAAACAGGCGTAGCAAATGGTACATATAGTAGCACTACAGGTTTAGTTTTAAACGCTACTACAGGAGAAATAAACTTGGCTATCAGTATACCCGGCACCTACACCGTAACATACACTTACACTACAAATGGTTGTGAAAAGACTACGCCTGCAACTGTTGTAATTAATGCCGCCCCTGTGGCACCAACACTTTCTCCAACGCAGCCAACCTGTACCGTTCCTACAGGAAGTGTGACAGTAACGGCCCCGGTAGGAACAGGCTTAGAATATAGCCTGAACGGCGGCACATGGCAAACCGGCACAAGTTTCTCTAATCTGGCGGCAGGAAGTGCTTATAGTGTTAGGGTAAAAAACAGCGGGGGCTGCATCTCTGCTCCAACTACCGGAACGTTAAACTCCCAGCCTCCTACCCCCGCTGCTCCAACAGCAGATGTGGATCAGCCAACCTGTACGGTAGCCACCGGAAAAATCAGCGTAACTTCTTCAACTGAAGGGCTAAGTTTCAGTATCAACAGCACTAATCCTGCAGACTTCACTAATACTACAGGGATTTTCGATCTGCTTACTCCTGGTAGCTACACTATCAGGTCGAAGAGTGGGGTGTGTATTTCTGATGGCGTAACAAAGGTAGTGAATGCTCAGCCTCCTACACCGCTTGCGCCAGTGCTTTCAGTAACGCAGCCTACCTGTACAGTTGCGGCCAAGATTGTTATTACTTCCAGCACCACTGGTTTAAAGTTTAGCCTGGATGGAGGACCATATGCCGACTATCCTGCAGGCGGTTATACAGGCCTTACCCAAGGTGTGCATTCCATAAAAGCCCAGAATGCTAGCCTTTGCGTATCGCCAGCTGCCACGGAAACTATAAACGCCATTCCGAACCCACCATCTGCACCTACAGTAGCTATAGTAGATGCCAGCTTGTGCGGGCCTGCCACTGCCACTGTTACAGTTACTTGTCCGTTAAACACAGAGGCGGAACCTAACCGTTATTCTTATAGTAACAACGGAGGGGCTTATCAGGCTAGCCCTGTGTTTGGCAGCTTAGCTGCTGGCGCCGGATTTAGCATTACTGTGAAAGATAATGTAACAGGATGTGTGTCTTCTGCCACTGACTGTAACAACTACACAACTGCTAGCTGTACCCAACAGGTAGCGACTATTACCCAAACCCAATCCTCTGTTCAGTCGATACAAGTTACTAGTGAGATGAAAGAGAGTAAGTCTCTTACCGCTTACCCTGTTCCGTTCTATGACAATGCTACAGTAGAGTTCACATCTGAGCGTAATGGAAATTTTGTAGTCAACCTTTATGACCTGAAAGGAAGTTTAGTGCGGGAACTGAAGTCTGGTACAGCCAAACAGGGTGAGGTAAATAAGATTGAAGTAGACGGCAGCAACTTACCGGAAGGAATGTATCTGGTTCGCGTTGTTAATGGAAATGGGTCCAAAACTATAAAGCTTCTTAAAAAACAGTAAGCGTTAAATAACAATAAGCATTAGGGGGTGCTTTATTGTAGGAAGGGGTGCCGGAGAAAAGTCTCCGGCACCCCTTGTGCTTTATAGACCGTTAAGTTTCCGTGCATCCTATCACTGTATTTACGACCTTTACCCCATGCTGAAAATAGCGATTACCGGGCCGGAGTCTACAGGTAAATCTACCTTGGCGGCACAACTGGCGGAGAAGTATGATACTGTTTGGGTGCCGGAGTATGCGCGCAGCTATGTGGGCAACCTGGGCAGGCCCTATACCTTGGCCGACATAGAAGCCATTGCCAAGGGGCAACAGGCCCTGGAGCAGCAGCTGGAGCAAAAGGCAACGGGCCTGCTCTTTGCCGATACCGATATGCTGGTGCTCAAAGTCTGGAGTGAGCATGCCTTTGGCCACTGCCCCGCGTGGGTAGAAGAGAAACTGCGGGCCCAGGAGTATAACCTTTACCTGCTGATGGGCGTTGATTTGCCCTGGGAGCCTGACCCGCAACGCGAGCACCCGCACCTGCGCCAGTTCTTCTACGATTGGTATAAACGCGAACTGCAGGCGCTGCAGGTACCCTTTGTAGAAATACAGGGACAGCGGGAGGAGCGACTGTTGCAGGCCTGCCGGCAGGTGGAGGCACTGCGCTATGAAAACAAAAAACTTAATTGATTATGCTATACTTCCTCGAGAACGATAACTATAAAGCGGGCGTCGATACAGTTGGCGCCGAACTACACCATTTCATCAAGAAAGATGAGCAGCTTGAGCTGATCTGGCAGGCCGACACGGACGTGTGGGCAAGCCACGCGCCTAACCTGTTCCCCATTGTGGGCGAGTTGCCAAACCAGCAATATACCTTCAAGGACAGTACCTACGACATGAAGCGGCACGGTTTTGCACGCCGCAAGGAATTTAAGCTGGTAGACGAGCAGCACGACAAGCTGGTGTTCGAACTCACCGAGGATGAGGAGACGCTGCAGCACTACCCATTCCATTTCAGGTTTTTGGTGGCGTACACGCTGGACGGTAGCACGCTGTCTGTTTCATACCACATTACCAACACCAGCGAGTTGGCTATGTATTTCTCCGTGGGCGGACATCCCGGCTTCAGGGTGCCTTTTTACCCTGGCGAGAAGTATGAGGACTACTTTATCGCGTTTGAGAAAGAAGAAACGCTGCGCCGCCACCTGCTCAACGACCAGGGCCTGTTAAGCGGAGAAACGGAGTTGCTGGCTAAGCGTGGCAACCGAATTCCCCTGGACCCGGCGTACTTCGACAAAGACGCCATTGTGCTGAAGTACCTGCAGTCGGAGCGGGTGCAACTGGGCAGTACGCACCATGACCGCCGCATTGAACTGGCATTTGAGGATTTCCCGTTCCTGGGCATTTGGGCGAAGCCAAACACAACCGAGTATGTGTGCATCGAGCCCTGGTGCGGCATTGCAGGCAGTGTGGGCGAAAGCGGAGAACTGAAAGAGAAGGAGGGAATAAACAAGCTGGCCCCGGGGCAATCGTTTGAGCGCACGTACAGCATTACGGTGCTGTAAACAGGCCGGAGCCAAAACGTAAGGCCTGTGTTGCCGAAAGGCTGAAGCAGCAGCGGAGCAAGTATAAAAAGAAGAATCCCCGGCTATGCAAACTGTGTGCGGCCGGGGATTCTTTGTTTTGGAAAAGTGGAAGTTCAGTGTAGCGATGGCTCCGGGAACTTGGGTACTTTTATTCTTCTGATGTCATACTTTGGCTCATAGTCGTTGATTGGCAGCGAGATGCCCGGTGGCAGGTCCAGGTCAGGCAGGTCGTCTCCAAGTGGTTCACCCCCGTCATCGTCGTTGTCGGTGGATGGTGGGCGGTTAAATTTCTGGCGCGGGGCAAAGGCGTAATAGGCCAATATGGTTAACAGGGCTACTGTGTATAATATACTGATCATCATTCTACTTCTACTTTAAATTTCTACTTCTGCTTATCTTCCCTTAAGGCAGAAATCCTTGCGCCAAGCGGCTAAGTATAATGTGCCTTAGTTATGTTTTACAACGTACTTTTCGGCTAAGTGGTTATCCATCAGCATTAAAATTTAGTGGCAATTTAGCTGGTGAGGGTGATGTGATTACGTAGTATAAATAATCTAAGTTTTGATTTAAGTATAGTTCCTCCTATCTTTGCGGCAGTTTAGGGGTGCCTTAATAAAACGGGCTGAGATCATACCCATTGAACCTGATCCGGGTAATGCCGGCGAAGGGAAAACACGGTGAACGAAATGTGGCAGGTTGCATACCCCTGGCATTCCTGCATTTTCGAACTTTCCTTTTTACAGTATCATGAACAAATTTCTTATTGCCGTGGTAGCGATGCTGCTGCCGTTGCAACTGCTGGCTCAGTACCAACTGAGCGGACACGTGCGCAACGCCACCTCCAAAGAGGGCCTTGCAGGCGCAACTGTTGTGCTGGAGCGCACGCAAACAGGCACCACCTCGGGCACTAACGGCTCCTTCTCCTTCAACAACCTGCCAGCCGGCGCCTATACGTTAAAAGTGAGCTTTCTGGGCTTTGAGGAGCAACGCGTAAACGTAAACCTGCAGCAGGATACTGATCTGAACATTACGCTGCGGCCGAAGGCGCTGCAGGCAAGCGAGGTGGTGGTGCAGGCCACCCGTGCCGACGAAAGAACGGGCACCACCTTCACCAACGTGACCCGTGAGGAAATTGAGGAGCGCAACTTTGGGCAGGACCTGCCTTACCTGCTGGAGCAGACGCCATCGGTGGTGGTAAACTCTGATGCGGGCGCAGGCGTGGGCTATACCGGCATCCGCATCCGGGGCTCCGACATCACACGCATTAACGTGACGGTAAACGGTATTCCGGTAAATGACTCTGAGAGCCACGGGGTGTTTTTTGTGAACATGCCTGATTTCGCCTCGTCGGTGCAGGACATACAGGTGCAGCGCGGTGTGGGCACCTCCACAAACGGGGCAGGTGCCTTTGGTGCAAGTATAAACATACAGACGGAGCGGGTGCGCCGCGAGGCCTACGCCGAAACCGACAACAGCTATGGCTCCTTCGACACCTGGAAAAACAACGTTCGCTTCGGTACTGGGCTGATTAACGGGAAATTCGCTTTCGACGGACGCCTGTCCCGGATTAAGTCAGACGGCTACATCGACCGTGCCTCCTCCGACCTGAAGTCGCTCTACTTCGCCGGAGGCTACTACGGTGATAAAACTACGGTGAAGTTCATTACCTTTTCGGGGCAGGAGCAAACGTACCAGGCCTGGTATGGCACCCCTGAGGCGCTGGTATACGGCAACGCGCAGGATCTGAAGGATTACATCGACCGCAACTACATTGAGGGCAGCGACCGCGAGAACCTGCTACGCTCCGGCCGCACCTACAACTACTACACCTACGACAACGAGACAGACAACTACCAGCAGGACCACTACCAGCTGCACCTGTCGCATGACTTTGTGCCGGGATTAAGCTTTTCGGGTGCGTTGCATTATACTTACGGGCGCGGCTATTATGAGCAGTTTCGTGCCGAGGATGACCTGGAGGACTATGGCCTGCCAAATGTGGAAATAGGCAGTGAAGTCATCTCCACATCAGACCTTATCCGCCGCCGCTGGCTCGACAATGATTTTTACGGCGCCACCTATGCCCTGCAGTACAACCCGAACCAGCGCCTGAATGCCACCCTGGGCGGTGCCTGGAACAGGTACGACGGCAGCCACTTTGGTGAGATCATCTGGGCACGCTACGCCTCCACCTCCAACATCCGCGACAGGTACTACGACAACGACGGGCAAAAGACGGATTTCAACATCTTCGCCAAAGCCAGCTACGGCCTTACAGACAAACTGAGCCTGTTCGGGGACCTGCAGCTGCGCACCGTGAAGTATGAATTCCTGGGTTTTGACAACGACGGCGACAACATCACCCAAACGGCAGACTTTACCTTCTGGAACCCAAAAGCGGGCATTACTTACAGCCTGCAGCCGGAGCACCAGTTTTATACTTCTTTTGCGGTGGGTAACCGCGAGCCCGTGCGCGACGATTTTACCGAATCGACGCCTGAGAGCCGGCCGAAGCACGAGACGCTCCGCAATGTGGAGGCAGGCTACCGCGGCATGTTTGGAGTGGGCGAGATTCTTGGGCAAGGTATAACGGCCGATGTGGAGGCGAATTACTTTTACATGAATTACCAGAACCAACTGGTGCTGACGGGGCAGATCAACGATGTGGGCGCCTACACCCGTACTAACATTGACAAGAGCTACCGGCAGGGCGTTGAGTTTTCAGGTGCGCTGCGTTTAGGTACCAGTGCCAGCCTGCGCAGTAACATCTCCTTCAGCGAGAATAAAATTCAAGGCTTCAGCGAGTTCCTGGATGATTACG
Above is a window of Pontibacter akesuensis DNA encoding:
- a CDS encoding T9SS type A sorting domain-containing protein is translated as MENFISYSTCKAGGAPQKQLTGLRRYAMVLIAVLVAISNIAFAQIAPVNPPTGGFHIDGDLRANTPQGGIGDWVSGPGGSGGFIFNNDGTVNGGVNAQLVRDPYNERADIIFTEGSKFNADPSTWAWSVSKAPNKNDINNAMYLVTRDASNNDWIVIGGDRLSTSGTSYIDFELLQKSVTRNGTGNGFTSLGTEGGRTVGDLVVSMEYSNGGSKPIVRIYRWQEVSPGVYDYVLPTRDLSALVFAETNRTGSVDVPFRGFGSTSYSQYAFVEAAVNVTGVLREIADPCTALSIRTIFIKTKASDSQTAALKDMVEPIPVTINFGSATIAYGGPYCPVGTATVTQTGVANGTYSSTTGLVLNATTGEINLAISIPGTYTVTYTYTTNGCEKTTPATVVINAAPVAPTLSPTQPTCTVPTGSVTVTAPVGTGLEYSLNGGTWQTGTSFSNLAAGSAYSVRVKNSGGCISAPTTGTLNSQPPTPAAPTADVDQPTCTVATGKISVTSSTEGLSFSINSTNPADFTNTTGIFDLLTPGSYTIRSKSGVCISDGVTKVVNAQPPTPLAPVLSVTQPTCTVAAKIVITSSTTGLKFSLDGGPYADYPAGGYTGLTQGVHSIKAQNASLCVSPAATETINAIPNPPSAPTVAIVDASLCGPATATVTVTCPLNTEAEPNRYSYSNNGGAYQASPVFGSLAAGAGFSITVKDNVTGCVSSATDCNNYTTASCTQQVATITQTQSSVQSIQVTSEMKESKSLTAYPVPFYDNATVEFTSERNGNFVVNLYDLKGSLVRELKSGTAKQGEVNKIEVDGSNLPEGMYLVRVVNGNGSKTIKLLKKQ
- a CDS encoding AAA family ATPase produces the protein MLKIAITGPESTGKSTLAAQLAEKYDTVWVPEYARSYVGNLGRPYTLADIEAIAKGQQALEQQLEQKATGLLFADTDMLVLKVWSEHAFGHCPAWVEEKLRAQEYNLYLLMGVDLPWEPDPQREHPHLRQFFYDWYKRELQALQVPFVEIQGQREERLLQACRQVEALRYENKKLN
- a CDS encoding aldose 1-epimerase family protein; amino-acid sequence: MLYFLENDNYKAGVDTVGAELHHFIKKDEQLELIWQADTDVWASHAPNLFPIVGELPNQQYTFKDSTYDMKRHGFARRKEFKLVDEQHDKLVFELTEDEETLQHYPFHFRFLVAYTLDGSTLSVSYHITNTSELAMYFSVGGHPGFRVPFYPGEKYEDYFIAFEKEETLRRHLLNDQGLLSGETELLAKRGNRIPLDPAYFDKDAIVLKYLQSERVQLGSTHHDRRIELAFEDFPFLGIWAKPNTTEYVCIEPWCGIAGSVGESGELKEKEGINKLAPGQSFERTYSITVL
- a CDS encoding TonB-dependent receptor is translated as MNKFLIAVVAMLLPLQLLAQYQLSGHVRNATSKEGLAGATVVLERTQTGTTSGTNGSFSFNNLPAGAYTLKVSFLGFEEQRVNVNLQQDTDLNITLRPKALQASEVVVQATRADERTGTTFTNVTREEIEERNFGQDLPYLLEQTPSVVVNSDAGAGVGYTGIRIRGSDITRINVTVNGIPVNDSESHGVFFVNMPDFASSVQDIQVQRGVGTSTNGAGAFGASINIQTERVRREAYAETDNSYGSFDTWKNNVRFGTGLINGKFAFDGRLSRIKSDGYIDRASSDLKSLYFAGGYYGDKTTVKFITFSGQEQTYQAWYGTPEALVYGNAQDLKDYIDRNYIEGSDRENLLRSGRTYNYYTYDNETDNYQQDHYQLHLSHDFVPGLSFSGALHYTYGRGYYEQFRAEDDLEDYGLPNVEIGSEVISTSDLIRRRWLDNDFYGATYALQYNPNQRLNATLGGAWNRYDGSHFGEIIWARYASTSNIRDRYYDNDGQKTDFNIFAKASYGLTDKLSLFGDLQLRTVKYEFLGFDNDGDNITQTADFTFWNPKAGITYSLQPEHQFYTSFAVGNREPVRDDFTESTPESRPKHETLRNVEAGYRGMFGVGEILGQGITADVEANYFYMNYQNQLVLTGQINDVGAYTRTNIDKSYRQGVEFSGALRLGTSASLRSNISFSENKIQGFSEFLDDYETGDQVRTDFRETTIAFSPDWVTATQLEVEVLKGLRAALIYKTVSQQYLDNTENDSRAIPAYQVGDVRLRYNIKFENVLKELELGLLVNNVFNEKYAANGYTYSYIYGEQYTENFYYPQALRNFLLSVGLKF